Proteins found in one Candidatus Chlamydia corallus genomic segment:
- a CDS encoding anion permease has product MNKKKRFLSLLFLTAVLLGIWFFPHPASINSNAWQLFAIFTTTIMGIIFQPVPMGAIAIIGISTLLLTQTLTLEQGLSGFHNPIAWLVFLSFSIAKGIIKTGLGERIAYFFVSALGKSPLGLSYGLVITDFFLSPAIPSVTARAGGILYPVVTSLSDSFGSSTEKGTQDLIGSFLIKVAYQSSVITSAMFLTAMAGNPLVAALASHVGISLSWVLWAKAAIIPGLISLVLMPIIIYKLYPPKITSCEEAIRSAKLRLKEMGPLKKEEKTILMIFILLVILWTFGDLLGISATTAALIGLSLLILTNILDWQKDVIANTTAWETFIWFGALIMMASFLNQLGFIPLVGDSAAALVSGLSWKVGFPFLFLIYFYSHYLFASNTAHIGAMYPIFLAVSISLGTNPIFATLTLAFASNLFGGLTHYGSGPAPLYFGSHLVTVQEWWRSGFALSIVNIIIWIGIGSLWWKILGLI; this is encoded by the coding sequence GTGAACAAAAAAAAACGCTTCTTATCTCTCCTCTTTCTGACTGCAGTACTTTTAGGCATTTGGTTTTTTCCCCACCCCGCATCTATAAATTCTAATGCTTGGCAACTCTTTGCTATATTCACAACTACCATTATGGGAATCATCTTTCAGCCTGTCCCAATGGGAGCTATTGCCATTATTGGAATCTCGACACTCCTACTCACGCAAACCTTAACTCTAGAACAGGGATTATCTGGATTCCACAATCCTATAGCATGGTTGGTGTTCCTCTCGTTCTCAATAGCTAAAGGAATCATAAAAACAGGACTTGGAGAACGGATAGCTTACTTCTTTGTAAGCGCTTTAGGGAAAAGTCCCTTAGGACTGAGCTATGGACTCGTAATCACTGATTTTTTCCTTTCTCCAGCCATTCCAAGCGTTACTGCCCGAGCTGGAGGTATTCTCTATCCTGTAGTCACGAGCCTATCTGATTCATTTGGAAGTTCTACAGAAAAAGGAACCCAAGATCTTATCGGATCCTTTCTCATTAAAGTTGCTTATCAAAGTTCTGTGATCACTAGTGCTATGTTTCTCACCGCTATGGCAGGGAACCCCCTTGTTGCAGCTCTAGCAAGCCACGTCGGAATTTCTTTATCCTGGGTTTTATGGGCAAAAGCTGCAATTATTCCAGGACTCATTAGTCTAGTCCTCATGCCGATTATAATCTATAAACTCTACCCACCAAAAATCACATCTTGCGAAGAGGCTATCCGCTCAGCAAAACTTCGACTTAAAGAAATGGGACCACTAAAAAAAGAAGAAAAAACAATATTAATGATTTTTATTCTCCTTGTAATCCTCTGGACTTTCGGAGATCTATTAGGAATCTCAGCAACAACAGCAGCCCTTATAGGATTGTCTCTCCTCATCCTTACTAACATTCTCGACTGGCAAAAAGATGTCATAGCAAATACAACCGCATGGGAAACATTCATCTGGTTCGGAGCCCTTATCATGATGGCCTCCTTTTTAAATCAACTCGGGTTTATCCCTCTCGTTGGAGACTCAGCAGCGGCACTTGTCAGTGGTCTCTCCTGGAAAGTTGGCTTCCCCTTCCTATTTCTTATTTACTTCTATTCTCACTACCTTTTTGCCAGCAACACCGCCCATATCGGAGCCATGTACCCTATCTTCCTGGCCGTCTCTATATCCTTAGGGACTAATCCCATATTCGCGACACTCACTCTAGCATTCGCAAGCAACCTTTTTGGAGGACTCACTCACTACGGGTCGGGACCAGCACCTCTCTACTTTGGCTCGCATCTTGTTACCGTTCAAGAGTGGTGGCGATCGGGGTTCGCTCTCAGTATTGTTAATATCATTATCTGGATAGGAATCGGAAGTCTCTGGTGGAAAATTCTTGGTTTGATTTAG
- a CDS encoding DUF1186 domain-containing protein encodes MLMDISHILEDLAYDEGILPREAIEAAIVKQMQITPYLLHILQDATQRVPEIVNDGSYQGHLYAMYLLAQFRESRALPLIIKLFAFEDDTPHAIAGDVLTEDLPRILASVCDDDSLIKELIETPKINPYVKAAAISGLVTLVGAGKTSRDKTIRYFAELLNYRLEKHPSFAWDNLIAGICTLYPGELFYPISKAFDGELIDTTFISMEDVENIIHEETIESCIHTLCSSTELINDTLEEMEKWLEDFPIEP; translated from the coding sequence AGCGGCTATTGTTAAACAAATGCAAATTACGCCCTATCTACTTCATATTTTACAGGATGCTACACAACGCGTCCCTGAAATTGTGAATGACGGCAGCTATCAAGGTCACCTCTATGCTATGTATCTTCTAGCACAATTCCGTGAAAGTCGTGCTCTACCCCTAATCATTAAACTTTTTGCATTTGAAGATGATACTCCGCACGCAATCGCAGGCGATGTTCTAACTGAAGATCTGCCTAGGATCCTAGCCAGCGTGTGTGATGATGACTCGCTAATTAAAGAACTCATAGAAACTCCGAAAATCAATCCCTATGTAAAGGCAGCAGCAATCTCTGGGCTTGTCACTCTTGTAGGAGCTGGAAAAACTTCCCGAGATAAAACGATCCGTTATTTTGCAGAACTTCTAAACTATAGATTAGAAAAACATCCCTCTTTTGCTTGGGATAACCTCATTGCAGGCATCTGCACTCTTTATCCTGGGGAGCTCTTTTACCCCATCAGTAAAGCCTTCGATGGAGAACTTATTGATACAACTTTCATCAGCATGGAAGATGTAGAAAATATTATCCATGAAGAAACCATAGAATCTTGTATCCATACCCTCTGTTCTTCTACAGAACTGATTAACGACACTCTAGAAGAAATGGAAAAATGGTTGGAAGACTTCCCCATAGAACCGTAA